One Drosophila yakuba strain Tai18E2 chromosome 4, Prin_Dyak_Tai18E2_2.1, whole genome shotgun sequence genomic window carries:
- the LOC6523732 gene encoding uncharacterized protein LOC6523732 isoform X5 produces the protein MMEQDTLVWNDTDVAVASQHILNSEVYDIAGGMQERSKELRLTVSWTQSKSQIQDSCQRRTMLACKRRLTTSKVHEDSHPPLLVAFPNCNTHREQQHKEEHKVQLYSGKPLSIKLYVPGSVESIPIIRHKTLKTTNKPAMHRKSKSKSKFQAFNNLTPLCSSSKSQPSAKQSSALVEAGIESKASPHFLGKKRIKNRNCFLSSPQTSPVRWKMMIPFPTFGATSFVTLLTLICMETVLLSTMSSCAKTFYMHWNTSNSIFRIDNTDHIIDVNKGNLAFEFDQVHIICPVYEPGTFENETEKYIIYNVSKVEYETCRITNADPRVIAICDKPQKLMFFTITFRPFTPQPGGLEFLPGNDYYFIYDHHHYNKHPNEVVKNEELTYNSGTATSDGLFFALWTWIFSTLSLSSIQSCHLRAYWINSSFLFSIFAILGIHYFVQSTFQTTLRYRPEMVKITATTKNGLFCQKADLFKYDR, from the exons Atg ATGGAGCAAGACACATTGGTGTGGAACGACACGGATGTAGCTGTAGCCAGTCAACATATTCTTAATTCGGAGGTTTATG ACATTGCTGGCGGTATGCAAGAACGATCAAAGGAGCTACGTCTTACTGTTTCCTGGACCCAGTCAAAGTCTCAGATTCAAGACAGTTGTCAACGTCGGACTATGTTGGCATGTAAGAGGCGCCTAACTACCAGTAAAGTGCATGAAGACTCACATCCACCGCTCTTGGTAGCTTTCCCCAACTGCAACACTCATCGCGAGCAGCAACATAAGGAGGAACATAAAGTTCAGCTATACTCTGGAAAACCTTTAAGCATTAAACTATACGTGCCAGGAAGTGTTGAGAGTATTCCGATAATTCGCCATAAGACGCTTAAGACGACGAATAAACCAGCTATGCATCGAAAGTctaaaagcaaaagcaagtTTCAAGCTTTCAACAACCTTACACCGCTTTGTTCATCAAGTAAAAGTCAACCATCCGCGAAGCAATCATCTGCACTGGTGGAAGCAGGGATAGAATCAAAGGCATCACCGCATTTTCTTGGTAAAAAGAGGATTAAGAACAGAAACTGCTTTTTATCTTCGCCTCAGACATCACCGGTGAGATGGAAAATGATGATTCCATTTCCAACATTTGGCGCCACATCCTTTGTTACGCTGCTCACTTTAATTTGTATGGAAACGGTTCTACTCTCCACCATGTCCAGTTGCGCCAAGACCTTTTACATGCATTGGAACACATCAAACAGCAT ATTTCGGATTGATAACACAGATCATATAATCGATGTTAATAAAGGCAATCTTGCTTTTGAGTTCGACCAGGTGCATATAATATGCCCAGTATATGAGCCAGGGACTTTTGAGAACGaaactgaaaaatatataatttacaatGTGTCTAAAGTGGAATATGAAACATGTCGCATAACAAATGCAGATCCGCGAGTAATAGCTATATGTGATAAACCTCagaaattaatgttttttacAATAACTTTCCGGCCATTTACACCGCAGCCAGGTGGCTTGGAATTCCTACCTGGAAATGATTATTACTTTATTT aTGACCACCATCATTACAACAAACATCCCAACGAGGTTGTTAAAAATGAAGAGCTGACATATAATAGTGGCACAGCGACATCGGATGGTCTTTTCTTCGCTTTATGGACCTGGATCTTTTCGACTTTATCACTGTCATCTATTCAATCTTGCCATTTGCGTGCATATTGGATAAACTCATCATTTTTATTCAGCATTTTTGCGATCCTTGGCATCCATTATTTTGTTCAAAGCACGTTTCAAACTACGTTGCGGTATAGACCTGAAATGGTTAAAATCACCGCAACCACTAAAAATGGGTTGTTTTGCCAGAAAGCCGACCTTTTTAAATATGACCGGTGA
- the LOC6523731 gene encoding NADH-ubiquinone oxidoreductase 49 kDa subunit codes for MANIMRRTLIPGLSHLRLRPQLVSLGSAALTSQETRRGAAKWYPDPEFMKQFSGPVMYPDEVTSLWKVPPWNSKVTPVEKSVRNLTLNFGPQHPAAHGVLRLVLELDGETVMRADPHIGLLHRGTEKLIEYKTYTQALPYFDRLDYVSMMCNEQCYSLAVEKLLNIDVPLRAKYIRTLFAEITRILNHIMAVGTHALDVGALTPFFWLFEEREKMMEFYERVSGARMHAAYIRPGGVSLDMPIGLMDDIYEFALKFAERLDEVEDVLTTNRIWVQRTEDIGIVTAEEALNYGFSGVMLRGSGIKWDLRKQQPYDAYHLVDFDVPIGTKGDCYDRYLCRVEEMRQSLRIIDQCLNQMPAGEIKTDDAKVAPPSRSEMKTSMEALIHHFKLFTQGYQVPPGATYTAIEAPKGEFGVYLISDGSSRPYRCKIKAPGFAHLAALEKIGKQHMLADVVAIIGTLDVVFGEIDR; via the exons ATGGCCAATATTATGAGGCGGACCTTGATTCCCGGACTTTCTCACTTGAGGCTACGGCCACAACTGGTTTCATTAGGATCGGCCGCGTTAAC TTCTCAGGAGACGCGTCGGGGAGCCGCAAAATGGTATCCGGACCCTGAGTTTATGAAGCAGTTTAGCGGCCCGGTGATGTATCCAGACGAGGTCACATCGCTCTGGAAAGTGCCACCATGGAACA GCAAGGTAACGCCTGTCGAGAAGTCTGTGCGTAATTTGACCTTGAACTTCGGCCCACAACATCCCGCCGCCCACGGGGTCCTTCGTCTTGTGCTGGAGCTGGATGGAGAG ACCGTCATGCGTGCCGATCCGCATATTGGGCTGCTGCACCGTGGGACCGAAAAGCTCATAGAGTACAAGACATACACCCAGGCATTGCCGTATTTTGACCGTCTTGACTACGTCTCCATGATGTGCAACGAGCAATGCTACTCGCTGGCTGTCGAAAAGCTCCTGAATATCGATGTGCCTCTTCGTGCCAAGTATATTCGAA CTCTTTTTGCTGAGATTACTCGGATTCTGAATCACATTATGGCCGTCGGAACACATGCCTTAGATGTTGGTGCACTAACACCTTTTTTTTGGCTATTCGAAGAGCGAGAGAAAATGATGGAATTTTATGAGCGAGTTTCTGGTGCACGGATGCATGCTGCCTACATACGTCCTGGTGGAGTGTCATTG GATATGCCTATTGGTCTAATGGACGATATCTATGAGTTTGCATTAAAGTTTGCCGAGCGGTTGGACGAAGTGGAGGATGTGTTGACTACAAATCGAATCTGGGTGCAGCGGACCGAGGACATTGGGATCGTAACCGCAGAAGAAGCCTTGAACTATGGCTTCAGTGGAGTCATGTTGCGTGGGTCTGGCATTAAATGGGATCTTCGAAAACAGCAGCCATATGATGCCTATCATTTGGTAGACTTTGATGTTCCCATCGGCACCAAGGGCGACTGCTATGACCGATATCTCTGCCGGGTCGAAGAGATGCGCCAGTCCCTAAGAATAATTGATCAATGCCTAAACCAAATGCCTGCTGGAGAAATCAAAACGGACGATGCCAAGGTGGCGCCTCCGTCACGGTCCGAAATGAAGACATCCATGGAGGCACTTATTCACCACTTCAAGTTGTTCACCCAAGGATATCAAGTTCCACCCGGGGCAACATATACGGCAATAGAAGCTCCGAAGGGTGAGTTTGGCGTTTACCTTATATCAGATGGTTCCAGTCGTCCATACCGCTGTAAAATCAAAGCTCCGGGGTTTGCTCACTTGGCAGCTTTAGAGAAGATTGGAAAGCAGCACATGCTAGCCGACGTCGTTGCAATAATTGGAACTTTGGATGTCGTATTTGGGGAGATAGATCGATAA
- the LOC6523732 gene encoding uncharacterized protein LOC6523732 isoform X1 produces MMEQDTLVWNDTDVAVASQHILNSEVYDIAGGMQERSKELRLTVSWTQSKSQIQDSCQRRTMLASFPNCNTHREQQHKEEHKVQLYSGKPLSIKLYVPGSVESIPIIRHKTLKTTNKPAMHRKSKSKSKFQAFNNLTPLCSSSKSQPSAKQSSALVEAGIESKASPHFLGKKRIKNRNCFLSSPQTSPVRWKMMIPFPTFGATSFVTLLTLICMETVLLSTMSSCAKTFYMHWNTSNSIFRIDNTDHIIDVNKGNLAFEFDQVHIICPVYEPGTFENETEKYIIYNVSKVEYETCRITNADPRVIAICDKPQKLMFFTITFRPFTPQPGGLEFLPGNDYYFISTSSKDDLYRRIGGRCSTNNMKVVFKVCCGPENKNKTKAISNSKSGTDTRGAINVNLANNDDSHVNSQGNNIAIGTNIGINGGVIIGGPQSPGIPINPLSGNSNLNGIPTTINSNIDQFNRIPIQPNIIGNHVGTNAVGPAIVGGGGIILTPGHGHGNINMLQPGRGGINGAYPGHHHIQTGIRINNVPTQHSYPSHKGNANSNINGNDDHHHYNKHPNEVVKNEELTYNSGTATSDGLFFALWTWIFSTLSLSSIQSCHLRAYWINSSFLFSIFAILGIHYFVQSTFQTTLRYRPEMVKITATTKNGLFCQKADLFKYDR; encoded by the exons Atg ATGGAGCAAGACACATTGGTGTGGAACGACACGGATGTAGCTGTAGCCAGTCAACATATTCTTAATTCGGAGGTTTATG ACATTGCTGGCGGTATGCAAGAACGATCAAAGGAGCTACGTCTTACTGTTTCCTGGACCCAGTCAAAGTCTCAGATTCAAGACAGTTGTCAACGTCGGACTATGTTGGCAT CTTTCCCCAACTGCAACACTCATCGCGAGCAGCAACATAAGGAGGAACATAAAGTTCAGCTATACTCTGGAAAACCTTTAAGCATTAAACTATACGTGCCAGGAAGTGTTGAGAGTATTCCGATAATTCGCCATAAGACGCTTAAGACGACGAATAAACCAGCTATGCATCGAAAGTctaaaagcaaaagcaagtTTCAAGCTTTCAACAACCTTACACCGCTTTGTTCATCAAGTAAAAGTCAACCATCCGCGAAGCAATCATCTGCACTGGTGGAAGCAGGGATAGAATCAAAGGCATCACCGCATTTTCTTGGTAAAAAGAGGATTAAGAACAGAAACTGCTTTTTATCTTCGCCTCAGACATCACCGGTGAGATGGAAAATGATGATTCCATTTCCAACATTTGGCGCCACATCCTTTGTTACGCTGCTCACTTTAATTTGTATGGAAACGGTTCTACTCTCCACCATGTCCAGTTGCGCCAAGACCTTTTACATGCATTGGAACACATCAAACAGCAT ATTTCGGATTGATAACACAGATCATATAATCGATGTTAATAAAGGCAATCTTGCTTTTGAGTTCGACCAGGTGCATATAATATGCCCAGTATATGAGCCAGGGACTTTTGAGAACGaaactgaaaaatatataatttacaatGTGTCTAAAGTGGAATATGAAACATGTCGCATAACAAATGCAGATCCGCGAGTAATAGCTATATGTGATAAACCTCagaaattaatgttttttacAATAACTTTCCGGCCATTTACACCGCAGCCAGGTGGCTTGGAATTCCTACCTGGAAATGATTATTACTTTATTT CTACATCATCTAAGGATGATTTATATCGAAGAATTGGTGGTCGATGCTCTACAAATAACATGAAAGTAGTCTTTAAAGTGTGTTGTGGTCCCGAGAACAAGAACAAAACCAAGGCGATAAGCAATTCTAAATCTGGTACAGACACTAGAGGAGCCATCAATGTCAATTTAGCGAATAATGATGATAGTCATGTTAATAGCCAGGGCAATAACATAGCTATTGGAACCAACATTGGTATAAATGGAGGCGTAATTATAGGGGGACCTCAGTCACCAGGAATACCAATTAATCCACTCAGCGGGAACAGCAATCTTAATGGGATACCAACCACTATTAATTCAAACATTGATCAATTTAATCGGATACCAATACAGCCAAACATAATCGGTAATCATGTAGGAACTAATGCCGTTGGACCTGCAATCGTTGGTGGTGGAGGGATTATATTGACACCAGGCCATGGTCATGGCAACATTAATATGCTACAACCAGGACGTGGTGGAATAAATGGAGCATACCCTGGTCATCACCACATCCAAACTGGGATACGGATAAACAATGTGCCTACTCAACACAGCTATCCATCCCATAAGGGTAATGCTAACAGTAATATTAACGGAAACG aTGACCACCATCATTACAACAAACATCCCAACGAGGTTGTTAAAAATGAAGAGCTGACATATAATAGTGGCACAGCGACATCGGATGGTCTTTTCTTCGCTTTATGGACCTGGATCTTTTCGACTTTATCACTGTCATCTATTCAATCTTGCCATTTGCGTGCATATTGGATAAACTCATCATTTTTATTCAGCATTTTTGCGATCCTTGGCATCCATTATTTTGTTCAAAGCACGTTTCAAACTACGTTGCGGTATAGACCTGAAATGGTTAAAATCACCGCAACCACTAAAAATGGGTTGTTTTGCCAGAAAGCCGACCTTTTTAAATATGACCGGTGA
- the LOC6523732 gene encoding uncharacterized protein LOC6523732 isoform X3, giving the protein MEQDTLVWNDTDVAVASQHILNSEVYDIAGGMQERSKELRLTVSWTQSKSQIQDSCQRRTMLACKRRLTTSKVHEDSHPPLLVAFPNCNTHREQQHKEEHKVQLYSGKPLSIKLYVPGSVESIPIIRHKTLKTTNKPAMHRKSKSKSKFQAFNNLTPLCSSSKSQPSAKQSSALVEAGIESKASPHFLGKKRIKNRNCFLSSPQTSPVRWKMMIPFPTFGATSFVTLLTLICMETVLLSTMSSCAKTFYMHWNTSNSIFRIDNTDHIIDVNKGNLAFEFDQVHIICPVYEPGTFENETEKYIIYNVSKVEYETCRITNADPRVIAICDKPQKLMFFTITFRPFTPQPGGLEFLPGNDYYFISTSSKDDLYRRIGGRCSTNNMKVVFKVCCGPENKNKTKAISNSKSGTDTRGAINVNLANNDDSHVNSQGNNIAIGTNIGINGGVIIGGPQSPGIPINPLSGNSNLNGIPTTINSNIDQFNRIPIQPNIIGNHVGTNAVGPAIVGGGGIILTPGHGHGNINMLQPGRGGINGAYPGHHHIQTGIRINNVPTQHSYPSHKGNANSNINGNDDHHHYNKHPNEVVKNEELTYNSGTATSDGLFFALWTWIFSTLSLSSIQSCHLRAYWINSSFLFSIFAILGIHYFVQSTFQTTLRYRPEMVKITATTKNGLFCQKADLFKYDR; this is encoded by the exons ATGGAGCAAGACACATTGGTGTGGAACGACACGGATGTAGCTGTAGCCAGTCAACATATTCTTAATTCGGAGGTTTATG ACATTGCTGGCGGTATGCAAGAACGATCAAAGGAGCTACGTCTTACTGTTTCCTGGACCCAGTCAAAGTCTCAGATTCAAGACAGTTGTCAACGTCGGACTATGTTGGCATGTAAGAGGCGCCTAACTACCAGTAAAGTGCATGAAGACTCACATCCACCGCTCTTGGTAGCTTTCCCCAACTGCAACACTCATCGCGAGCAGCAACATAAGGAGGAACATAAAGTTCAGCTATACTCTGGAAAACCTTTAAGCATTAAACTATACGTGCCAGGAAGTGTTGAGAGTATTCCGATAATTCGCCATAAGACGCTTAAGACGACGAATAAACCAGCTATGCATCGAAAGTctaaaagcaaaagcaagtTTCAAGCTTTCAACAACCTTACACCGCTTTGTTCATCAAGTAAAAGTCAACCATCCGCGAAGCAATCATCTGCACTGGTGGAAGCAGGGATAGAATCAAAGGCATCACCGCATTTTCTTGGTAAAAAGAGGATTAAGAACAGAAACTGCTTTTTATCTTCGCCTCAGACATCACCGGTGAGATGGAAAATGATGATTCCATTTCCAACATTTGGCGCCACATCCTTTGTTACGCTGCTCACTTTAATTTGTATGGAAACGGTTCTACTCTCCACCATGTCCAGTTGCGCCAAGACCTTTTACATGCATTGGAACACATCAAACAGCAT ATTTCGGATTGATAACACAGATCATATAATCGATGTTAATAAAGGCAATCTTGCTTTTGAGTTCGACCAGGTGCATATAATATGCCCAGTATATGAGCCAGGGACTTTTGAGAACGaaactgaaaaatatataatttacaatGTGTCTAAAGTGGAATATGAAACATGTCGCATAACAAATGCAGATCCGCGAGTAATAGCTATATGTGATAAACCTCagaaattaatgttttttacAATAACTTTCCGGCCATTTACACCGCAGCCAGGTGGCTTGGAATTCCTACCTGGAAATGATTATTACTTTATTT CTACATCATCTAAGGATGATTTATATCGAAGAATTGGTGGTCGATGCTCTACAAATAACATGAAAGTAGTCTTTAAAGTGTGTTGTGGTCCCGAGAACAAGAACAAAACCAAGGCGATAAGCAATTCTAAATCTGGTACAGACACTAGAGGAGCCATCAATGTCAATTTAGCGAATAATGATGATAGTCATGTTAATAGCCAGGGCAATAACATAGCTATTGGAACCAACATTGGTATAAATGGAGGCGTAATTATAGGGGGACCTCAGTCACCAGGAATACCAATTAATCCACTCAGCGGGAACAGCAATCTTAATGGGATACCAACCACTATTAATTCAAACATTGATCAATTTAATCGGATACCAATACAGCCAAACATAATCGGTAATCATGTAGGAACTAATGCCGTTGGACCTGCAATCGTTGGTGGTGGAGGGATTATATTGACACCAGGCCATGGTCATGGCAACATTAATATGCTACAACCAGGACGTGGTGGAATAAATGGAGCATACCCTGGTCATCACCACATCCAAACTGGGATACGGATAAACAATGTGCCTACTCAACACAGCTATCCATCCCATAAGGGTAATGCTAACAGTAATATTAACGGAAACG aTGACCACCATCATTACAACAAACATCCCAACGAGGTTGTTAAAAATGAAGAGCTGACATATAATAGTGGCACAGCGACATCGGATGGTCTTTTCTTCGCTTTATGGACCTGGATCTTTTCGACTTTATCACTGTCATCTATTCAATCTTGCCATTTGCGTGCATATTGGATAAACTCATCATTTTTATTCAGCATTTTTGCGATCCTTGGCATCCATTATTTTGTTCAAAGCACGTTTCAAACTACGTTGCGGTATAGACCTGAAATGGTTAAAATCACCGCAACCACTAAAAATGGGTTGTTTTGCCAGAAAGCCGACCTTTTTAAATATGACCGGTGA
- the LOC6523732 gene encoding uncharacterized protein LOC6523732 isoform X2 yields MMEQDTLVWNDTDVAVASQHILNSEVYDIAGGMQERSKELRLTVSWTQSKSQIQDSCQRRTMLACKRRLTTSKVHEDSHPPLLVAFPNCNTHREQQHKEEHKVQLYSGKPLSIKLYVPGSVESIPIIRHKTLKTTNKPAMHRKSKSKSKFQAFNNLTPLCSSSKSQPSAKQSSALVEAGIESKASPHFLGKKRIKNRNCFLSSPQTSPVRWKMMIPFPTFGATSFVTLLTLICMETVLLSTMSSCAKTFYMHWNTSNSIFRIDNTDHIIDVNKGNLAFEFDQVHIICPVYEPGTFENETEKYIIYNVSKVEYETCRITNADPRVIAICDKPQKLMFFTITFRPFTPQPGGLEFLPGNDYYFISTSSKDDLYRRIGGRCSTNNMKVVFKVCCGPENKNKTKAISNSKSGTDTRGAINVNLANNDDSHVNSQGNNIAIGTNIGINGGVIIGGPQSPGIPINPLSGNSNLNGIPTTINSNIDQFNRIPIQPNIIGNHVGTNAVGPAIVGGGGIILTPGHGHGNINMLQPGRGGINGAYPGHHHIQTGIRINNVPTQHSYPSHKGNANSNINGNDDHHHYNKHPNEVVKNEELTYNSGTATSDGLFFALWTWIFSTLSLSSIQSCHLRAYWINSSFLFSIFAILGIHYFVQSTFQTTLRYRPEMVKITATTKNGLFCQKADLFKYDR; encoded by the exons Atg ATGGAGCAAGACACATTGGTGTGGAACGACACGGATGTAGCTGTAGCCAGTCAACATATTCTTAATTCGGAGGTTTATG ACATTGCTGGCGGTATGCAAGAACGATCAAAGGAGCTACGTCTTACTGTTTCCTGGACCCAGTCAAAGTCTCAGATTCAAGACAGTTGTCAACGTCGGACTATGTTGGCATGTAAGAGGCGCCTAACTACCAGTAAAGTGCATGAAGACTCACATCCACCGCTCTTGGTAGCTTTCCCCAACTGCAACACTCATCGCGAGCAGCAACATAAGGAGGAACATAAAGTTCAGCTATACTCTGGAAAACCTTTAAGCATTAAACTATACGTGCCAGGAAGTGTTGAGAGTATTCCGATAATTCGCCATAAGACGCTTAAGACGACGAATAAACCAGCTATGCATCGAAAGTctaaaagcaaaagcaagtTTCAAGCTTTCAACAACCTTACACCGCTTTGTTCATCAAGTAAAAGTCAACCATCCGCGAAGCAATCATCTGCACTGGTGGAAGCAGGGATAGAATCAAAGGCATCACCGCATTTTCTTGGTAAAAAGAGGATTAAGAACAGAAACTGCTTTTTATCTTCGCCTCAGACATCACCGGTGAGATGGAAAATGATGATTCCATTTCCAACATTTGGCGCCACATCCTTTGTTACGCTGCTCACTTTAATTTGTATGGAAACGGTTCTACTCTCCACCATGTCCAGTTGCGCCAAGACCTTTTACATGCATTGGAACACATCAAACAGCAT ATTTCGGATTGATAACACAGATCATATAATCGATGTTAATAAAGGCAATCTTGCTTTTGAGTTCGACCAGGTGCATATAATATGCCCAGTATATGAGCCAGGGACTTTTGAGAACGaaactgaaaaatatataatttacaatGTGTCTAAAGTGGAATATGAAACATGTCGCATAACAAATGCAGATCCGCGAGTAATAGCTATATGTGATAAACCTCagaaattaatgttttttacAATAACTTTCCGGCCATTTACACCGCAGCCAGGTGGCTTGGAATTCCTACCTGGAAATGATTATTACTTTATTT CTACATCATCTAAGGATGATTTATATCGAAGAATTGGTGGTCGATGCTCTACAAATAACATGAAAGTAGTCTTTAAAGTGTGTTGTGGTCCCGAGAACAAGAACAAAACCAAGGCGATAAGCAATTCTAAATCTGGTACAGACACTAGAGGAGCCATCAATGTCAATTTAGCGAATAATGATGATAGTCATGTTAATAGCCAGGGCAATAACATAGCTATTGGAACCAACATTGGTATAAATGGAGGCGTAATTATAGGGGGACCTCAGTCACCAGGAATACCAATTAATCCACTCAGCGGGAACAGCAATCTTAATGGGATACCAACCACTATTAATTCAAACATTGATCAATTTAATCGGATACCAATACAGCCAAACATAATCGGTAATCATGTAGGAACTAATGCCGTTGGACCTGCAATCGTTGGTGGTGGAGGGATTATATTGACACCAGGCCATGGTCATGGCAACATTAATATGCTACAACCAGGACGTGGTGGAATAAATGGAGCATACCCTGGTCATCACCACATCCAAACTGGGATACGGATAAACAATGTGCCTACTCAACACAGCTATCCATCCCATAAGGGTAATGCTAACAGTAATATTAACGGAAACG aTGACCACCATCATTACAACAAACATCCCAACGAGGTTGTTAAAAATGAAGAGCTGACATATAATAGTGGCACAGCGACATCGGATGGTCTTTTCTTCGCTTTATGGACCTGGATCTTTTCGACTTTATCACTGTCATCTATTCAATCTTGCCATTTGCGTGCATATTGGATAAACTCATCATTTTTATTCAGCATTTTTGCGATCCTTGGCATCCATTATTTTGTTCAAAGCACGTTTCAAACTACGTTGCGGTATAGACCTGAAATGGTTAAAATCACCGCAACCACTAAAAATGGGTTGTTTTGCCAGAAAGCCGACCTTTTTAAATATGACCGGTGA
- the LOC6523732 gene encoding uncharacterized protein LOC6523732 isoform X4: MMEQDTLVWNDTDVAVASQHILNSEVYDIAGGMQERSKELRLTVSWTQSKSQIQDSCQRRTMLACKRRLTTSKVHEDSHPPLLVAFPNCNTHREQQHKEEHKVQLYSGKPLSIKLYVPGSVESIPIIRHKTLKTTNKPAMHRKSKSKSKFQAFNNLTPLCSSSKSQPSAKQSSALVEAGIESKASPHFLGKKRIKNRNCFLSSPQTSPVRWKMMIPFPTFGATSFVTLLTLICMETVLLSTMSSCAKTFYMHWNTSNSIFRIDNTDHIIDVNKGNLAFEFDQVHIICPVYEPGTFENETEKYIIYNVSKVEYETCRITNADPRVIAICDKPQKLMFFTITFRPFTPQPGGLEFLPGNDYYFISTSSKDDLYRRIGGRCSTNNMKVVFKVCCGPENKNKTKAISNSKSGTDTRGAINVNLANNDDSHVNSQGNNIAIGTNIGINGGVIIGGPQSPGIPINPLSGNSNLNGIPTTINSNIDQFNRIPIQPNIIGNHVGTNAVGPAIVGGGGIILTPGHGHGNINMLQPGRGGINGAYPGHHHIQTGIRINNVPTQHSYPSHKGNANSNINGNGNMKRTHARAVGHRNTTYFTPISSILSDIE, translated from the exons Atg ATGGAGCAAGACACATTGGTGTGGAACGACACGGATGTAGCTGTAGCCAGTCAACATATTCTTAATTCGGAGGTTTATG ACATTGCTGGCGGTATGCAAGAACGATCAAAGGAGCTACGTCTTACTGTTTCCTGGACCCAGTCAAAGTCTCAGATTCAAGACAGTTGTCAACGTCGGACTATGTTGGCATGTAAGAGGCGCCTAACTACCAGTAAAGTGCATGAAGACTCACATCCACCGCTCTTGGTAGCTTTCCCCAACTGCAACACTCATCGCGAGCAGCAACATAAGGAGGAACATAAAGTTCAGCTATACTCTGGAAAACCTTTAAGCATTAAACTATACGTGCCAGGAAGTGTTGAGAGTATTCCGATAATTCGCCATAAGACGCTTAAGACGACGAATAAACCAGCTATGCATCGAAAGTctaaaagcaaaagcaagtTTCAAGCTTTCAACAACCTTACACCGCTTTGTTCATCAAGTAAAAGTCAACCATCCGCGAAGCAATCATCTGCACTGGTGGAAGCAGGGATAGAATCAAAGGCATCACCGCATTTTCTTGGTAAAAAGAGGATTAAGAACAGAAACTGCTTTTTATCTTCGCCTCAGACATCACCGGTGAGATGGAAAATGATGATTCCATTTCCAACATTTGGCGCCACATCCTTTGTTACGCTGCTCACTTTAATTTGTATGGAAACGGTTCTACTCTCCACCATGTCCAGTTGCGCCAAGACCTTTTACATGCATTGGAACACATCAAACAGCAT ATTTCGGATTGATAACACAGATCATATAATCGATGTTAATAAAGGCAATCTTGCTTTTGAGTTCGACCAGGTGCATATAATATGCCCAGTATATGAGCCAGGGACTTTTGAGAACGaaactgaaaaatatataatttacaatGTGTCTAAAGTGGAATATGAAACATGTCGCATAACAAATGCAGATCCGCGAGTAATAGCTATATGTGATAAACCTCagaaattaatgttttttacAATAACTTTCCGGCCATTTACACCGCAGCCAGGTGGCTTGGAATTCCTACCTGGAAATGATTATTACTTTATTT CTACATCATCTAAGGATGATTTATATCGAAGAATTGGTGGTCGATGCTCTACAAATAACATGAAAGTAGTCTTTAAAGTGTGTTGTGGTCCCGAGAACAAGAACAAAACCAAGGCGATAAGCAATTCTAAATCTGGTACAGACACTAGAGGAGCCATCAATGTCAATTTAGCGAATAATGATGATAGTCATGTTAATAGCCAGGGCAATAACATAGCTATTGGAACCAACATTGGTATAAATGGAGGCGTAATTATAGGGGGACCTCAGTCACCAGGAATACCAATTAATCCACTCAGCGGGAACAGCAATCTTAATGGGATACCAACCACTATTAATTCAAACATTGATCAATTTAATCGGATACCAATACAGCCAAACATAATCGGTAATCATGTAGGAACTAATGCCGTTGGACCTGCAATCGTTGGTGGTGGAGGGATTATATTGACACCAGGCCATGGTCATGGCAACATTAATATGCTACAACCAGGACGTGGTGGAATAAATGGAGCATACCCTGGTCATCACCACATCCAAACTGGGATACGGATAAACAATGTGCCTACTCAACACAGCTATCCATCCCATAAGGGTAATGCTAACAGTAATATTAACGGAAACG GAAACATGAAAAGAACACACGCAAGGGCCGTTGGACATAGAAACACTACATATTTTACGCCGATTTCAAGTATTTTATCAGATATCGAATAG